A window from Rana temporaria chromosome 8, aRanTem1.1, whole genome shotgun sequence encodes these proteins:
- the LOC120909374 gene encoding zinc finger protein OZF-like: MSTSTGHKQPPFTHVGGKRLPRPERSPRMDKSQNRPAKKEPLPRGHPSPSDLLASTGEKKKAPDIAKEESNSSEEEYFPQSDSSFTMDGEHDISTFIKREPLSSDSEHSLSMDDTESLSIIIKEDPSSSEEDSSPSDSATSRHRTKATSVNIAEKPHSTDEGQLSDNAIDQSQILIVQIKDESLLNEGANVTRSGPIERIPRPPNHAAGRLKRLGGYAAEEMTVICPICGKSFSNSRKFVKHQRAHTAEKRFACKECGKAFASNSTLIKHQRVHTREKPHPCLECGKYFSSKPSLREHKKRHTGDKPFACDQCGKCFVKKSHLTVHERSHTGERPFSCPECGRGFPTSSSLRAHQSVHTKDTPFTCLVCGKELKSQANLIYHQRIHTGEKPNTCPECGESFISGPQLLVHLRSHTGEKTYTCQDCGKDFVSQSHLDRHQRTHTGDKPYGCPECGKCFPSKSHLDIHRRIHAGEKPYTCPDCGKGFITNSHMVIHRRIHTGEKPYSCSVCGKCFSGASNLIKHEQIHGGEKAYTCSECGKCFLRKDALFKHVQTHRKTIT, translated from the coding sequence ATGTCTACGTCAACAGGTCATAAGCAACCTCCATTTACACATGTGGGTGGTAAGCGGCTCCCCCGGCCTGAGAGGTCTCCACGCATGGACAAAAGCCAAAATAGACCCGCAAAGAAAGAACCCCTCCCACGTGGTCATCCCTCACCAAGTGATCTTTTGGCCTCTACTGGTGAGAAGAAAAAGGCACCAGATATTGCGAAGGAAGAATCAAACTCAAGCGAAGAAGAGTATTTCCCACAAAGTGACTCTTCTTTTACCATGGATGGTGAGCACGATATATCGACTTTCATCAAACGGGAACCTCTTTCGAGCGACAGTGAACATTCCTTGTCCATGGATGATACAGAAAGCCTGTCAATCATCATAAAGGAAGACCCTTCCTCCAGCGAGGAAGACTCCTCACCCTCGGACAGTGCCACTTCAAGGCACCGCACAAAAGCGACGTCCGTGAACATTGCAGAGAAGCCCCATTCAACAGATGAGGGACAATTGTCTGACAATGCCATAGATCAATCACAAATTTTAATAGTTCAGATTAAGGATGAGTCCCTTTTAAACGAGGGAGCAAATGTTACCAGAAGCGGACCCATTGAGCGTATTCCGCGGCCACCGAACCACGCTGCGGGCAGGCTGAAGAGGTTGGGGGGTTACGCTGCAGAGGAGATGACCGTCATCTGCCCCATCTGTGGAAAGAGCTTCAGCAACAGCCGGAAGTTTGTGAAGCACCAGAGGGCTCACACGGCAGAGAAGCGCTTTGCTTGCAAGGAGTGCGGGAAGGCATTTGCCAGCAACTCCACCCTAATTAAGCACCAGCGGGTCCACACGAGGGAAAAGCCGCACCCGTGTTTGGAGTGTGGGAAGTACTTTTCCAGCAAGCCCAGCCTGCGAGAGCACAAGAAGCGCCACACGGGTGACAAGCCGTTCGCCTGCGAccagtgcgggaagtgtttcgtCAAGAAGTCCCACCTCACGGTCCACGAACGGAGCcataccggggagcgcccattcTCTTGCCCGGAGTGCGGCAGGGGCTTTCCTACCAGCTCCAGCCTCCGTGCCCACCAGAGCGTCCACACCAAGGACACACCATTCACGTGTTTAGTGTGTGGCAAGGAGCTGAAGAGCCAGGCCAACCTAATCTACCACCAGAGGatccacacaggggagaagcccaaCACCTGCCCGGAGTGTGGGGAATCATTCATTAGCGGGCCCCAGCTTCTCGTCCACCTGAGAAGCCACACTGGGGAAAAGACCTACACTTGCCAAGACTGCGGGAAGGACTTTGTCAGTCAGTCCCACCTTGACCGCcaccagagaactcacacgggCGATAAGCCTTATGGCTGCCCAGAGTGCGGCAAGTGCTTCCCCAGTAAATCCCACCTGGACATACACCGTCGTATTCACGCAGGTGAAAAGCCATACACCTGCCCCGACTGTGGCAAAGGCTTCATCACCAACTCGCACATGGTTATCCACCGGCGCATCCACACAGGCGAGAAACCCTACTCCTGCTCGGTCTGTGGGAAATGTTTCAGTGGGGCCTCCAACCTTATCAAGCATGAacagatacatgggggggagaaggCCTACACCTGCTCAGAGTGCGGGAAGTGCTTCCTAAGGAAAGATGCCCTGTTCAAGCATGTACAGACCCACCGGAAGACCATAACGTAA